GCATCGGCTTTTTAACGGTGAGATGAGCGGGGAGGTGACGCGTGAAATTTTTGAGCGCGGCCATGCCGCCGTCTTGCTACCCTATGACCTGGCGCGCGACGAGGTGGTACTGATCGAGCAGATCCGTATTCCGGCTTACGACACCAGTGAAACCCCCTGGCTGCTGGAGCTGGTTGCTGGCATGATCGAAGAGGGTGAGAGCGTAGAAGACGTGGCCCGCCGCGAAGCCGTAGAAGAGGCCGGGCTGCAGGTTGGCCGGGTAAAAGAGTTTATGAGCTATCTGGCCAGCCCTGGCGGCACCAGCGAGCGCTTATCGTTAATGGTTGGCGAAGTGGATGCCACGCAGGCCAAAGGTATACATGGCCTGGTGGACGAAAACGAAGATATTCGTGTTCATGTGGTGAGCCGGGAACAGGCTTACCAGTGGGTTGAAGAGGGGAAAATAGACAACGCCGCGTCGGTCATCGCCCTGCAATGGCTGCAGCTGCACTACGAAAAGTTGAGAACTGAGTGGAAAAAATGAAGCGTTATACACCTGACTTTCCTGAAATGATGCGCCTGTGCGAAACCAACTTCGCCCAGCTACGCCGCCTGCTGCCACGCAATGACGCACCCGGCGAAACAGTGAGCTATCAGGTGGCCAATGCGCAATACCGAGTAACGATTACAGAATCAACCCGCTACACTACGCTGGTGGAAATCGTGCAGACAGAACCGGCGATCAGCTACTGGAGCATGCCGTCGTTAACGGTACGCCTCTATCACGATGCTATGGTCGCTGAAGTGTGTTCAAGCCAGCAGATCTTTCGCTTTAAAGCGCGGTATGATTACCCAAACAAAAAGTTGCACCAACGCGACGAAAAGCATCAAATTAATCAGTTTCTGGCCGACTGGCTTAGGTACTGTTTAGCACATGGAGCAATGGCGATTCCGGTTTGTTAGCATCGTGAAACCTACCTAAGGACACCATTTGGAAAGCCTGTTAAACCTGAATCTGGCGGGTGAGGCCAGCATCAGGATCTTACAAATAACCGATACTCACCTGTTTGCCGAAAAGCATGAAACGTTGTTAGGGGTCAATACCTGGGAGAGCTATCAGGCGGTATTGGAAGCCATCCGGGCCGAGCAGCGTCACTGCGATTTAATCGTCGCTACCGGCGACCTGGCACAGGATCACTCTGCTGCGGCCTAT
Above is a genomic segment from Enterobacter sp. C2 containing:
- the nudF gene encoding ADP-ribose diphosphatase, which produces MKKPEPSAVTFTKNDVEIIARETLYNGFFSLKRWRFRHRLFNGEMSGEVTREIFERGHAAVLLPYDLARDEVVLIEQIRIPAYDTSETPWLLELVAGMIEEGESVEDVARREAVEEAGLQVGRVKEFMSYLASPGGTSERLSLMVGEVDATQAKGIHGLVDENEDIRVHVVSREQAYQWVEEGKIDNAASVIALQWLQLHYEKLRTEWKK
- a CDS encoding DUF1249 family protein encodes the protein MKRYTPDFPEMMRLCETNFAQLRRLLPRNDAPGETVSYQVANAQYRVTITESTRYTTLVEIVQTEPAISYWSMPSLTVRLYHDAMVAEVCSSQQIFRFKARYDYPNKKLHQRDEKHQINQFLADWLRYCLAHGAMAIPVC